In Xenopus tropicalis strain Nigerian chromosome 5, UCB_Xtro_10.0, whole genome shotgun sequence, one genomic interval encodes:
- the rab1a gene encoding ras-related protein Rab-1A: MSSMNPEYDYLFKLLLIGDSGVGKSCLLLRFADDTYTESYISTIGVDFKIRTIELDGKTIKLQIWDTAGQERFRTITSSYYRGAHGIIVVYDVTDQESFNNVKQWLQEIDRYASENVNKLLVGNKCDLTTKKVVDYTTAKEFADSLGIPFLETSAKNATNVEQAFMTMAAEIKKRMGPGATAGGQEKNVKIQSTPVKQSSGGCC; encoded by the exons TGACTATTTATTCAAATTGCTCTTGATTGGAGACTCCGGTGTGGGAAAGTCTTGTCTTCTGCTTAGGTTTGCA GATGACACATACACAGAAAGTTACATCAGTACAATTGGTGTTGATTTTAAAATCAGGACTATAGAGTTAGATGGGAAAACAATCAAACTTCAAATT TGGGATACTGCCGGCCAGGAAAGATTTCGAACTATTACATCAAGTTACTACAGGGGAGCCCATGGCATCATTGTTGTGTATGACGTAACAGACCag GAATCCTTTAACAATGTAAAGCAGTGGCTTCAGGAAATAGATCGCTATGCCAGTGAAAATGTTAACAAGTTATTGGTAGGCAACAAATGTGATCTAACAACAAAGAAAGTCGTGGACTACACAACAGCAAAG GAGTTTGCAGACTCTCTGGGAATTCCATTTTTGGAAACAAGTGCAAAGAACGCGACAAATGTAGAGCAGGCCTTTATGACAATGGCAGCGGAGATCAAAAAGCGAATGGGTCCTGGCGCCACAGCAGGCGGTCAAGAGAAGAATGTCAAAATCCAGAGCACTCCAGTCAAGCAGTCTAGTGGAGGATGCTGCTAA